In Bactrocera oleae isolate idBacOlea1 chromosome 5, idBacOlea1, whole genome shotgun sequence, a genomic segment contains:
- the LOC106618580 gene encoding vanin-like protein 1, translated as MRTVQSLGRVLLFLAIVIGPQQTWQLSLPTDPTYQAGVVEYIPGVGKGKAKARESLKRMKEVIESDGTRDLDILVFPEFVLNDPTFRTFVPDPKLQIAPCEIPSYDHFLTELSCAARSRQLYLVVNLMEKVFCANDTTAVGRCDASGLNSYNTNVVFDRQGRVISRYRKTHLYRYEWYDVNVLPQAELATFITDFGVTFGHFICFDMLYWEPPEVLVKEHGITDIIYTTYWFNELPFLTAVQLQEGWAFANDVNLLAADASKPSGQNSGSGIYAGRLGRLVAVTYEEPTTQLLTASVPKRGYRQNYQAPPVIQPNFVPQVSTSRFTKLALLRDYNVDIFKTQLLPADFTTVNETLCYDSQFCCHFQASRTIVSSVSTYAAYRYRLAAYSGSRVTHQRVDPAALKVCAVIACTNANLYSCGHIFPAGVTVGNTYYFSALNVSASFPHAPRRLIMPSSVDGSIMPLPVHTYEWQEFESNNTTAISISLTYPKLDILTFGIWGNYYSTEVSTHNFDPVWQPVRVPNSGASKLGEVKLLVGLVLVALSQLF; from the exons CTCTCGCTACCCACCGATCCCACCTATCAGGCTGGTGTGGTCGAATATATACCGGGTGTGGGCAAAGGAAAAGCTAAGGCCCGGGAAAGCCTCAAGCGTATGAAAGAGGTCATCGAATCGGATGGCACACGCGATTTAGATATACTAGTATTTCCCGAGTTCGTACTGAATGACCCGACGTTCCGCACTTTTGTGCCCGATCCCAAGCTGCAGATAGCACCTTGTGAAATACCCAGTTATGATCACTTTCTAACGGAACTATCATGCGCCGCCCGTTCACGTCAACTCTATTTGGTCGTCAATTTGATGGAGAAAGTGTTTTGCGCCAACGACACCACAGCGGTTGGACGTTGCGACGCCAGTGGTTTAAACAGTTATAATACCAATGTGGTGTTCGATCGGCAGGGGCGTGTCATTTCGCGTTATCGCAAGACACACCTCTACCGCTACGAGTGGTACGATGTGAATGTATTGCCACAAGCGGAACTTGCCACATTCATCACCGATTTCGGCGTAACTTTTGGCCACTTTATATGCTTTGACATGCTTTACTGGGAACCCCCAGAGGTATTGGTGAAAGAGCATGGCATTACAGATATTATTTACACAACTTATTGGTTCAATGAGCTGCCCTTCCTCACAGCCGTGCAGCTGCAAGAGGGTTGGGCATTCGCTAACGATGTGAACTTGCTAGCCGCAGACGCTAGCAAGCCCAGTGGACAGAATTCCGGTTCGGGTATTTATGCTGGGCGCTTGGGACGCCTAGTAGCGGTCACTTATGAAGAACCCACCACACAGCTGCTCACTGCGAGCGTACCAAAACGCGGCTACCGTCAGAACTATCAAGCGCCACCAGTTATACAGCCCAACTTTGTGCCGCAAGTCAGCACATCGCGTTTTACCAAACTTGCCCTGCTTCGCGACTACAATGTGGACATTTTTAAAACTCAGTTGCTGCCCGCCGACTTCACGACAGTGAATGAAACTCTATGCTACGATAGTCAGTTCTGCTGTCATTTTCAGGCTTCGCGCACCATTGTCAGTAGCGTAAGTACTTACGCAGCGTACCGCTATCGGCTCGCAGCTTACAGCGGCTCACGCGTCACACACCAGCGCGTCGATCCGGCGGCTTTGAAAGTGTGCGCTGTAATCGCTTGCACCAATGCGAATTTGTACAGCTGTGGTCACATCTTTCCAGCTGGCGTTACAGTTGGTAATACTTACTATTTTAGTGCATTGAATGTAAGCGCTTCATTCCCACATGCGCCGCGACGCCTCATTATGCCGTCTAGTGTGGATGGCAGCATTATGCCACTGCCGGTGCACACTTATGAGTGGCAGGAATTTGAGAG CAACAACACTACTGCGATCTCCATAAGCTTGACATATCCCAAACTGGATATACTGACCTTTGGCATTTGGGGTAATTACTATTCGACTGAGGTGAGCACGCATAATTTCGATCCGGTGTGGCAGCCTGTGCGAGTACCTAATTCTGGTGCTTCTAAACTTGGCGAAGTGAAGCTTTTAGTAGGTTTGGTATTAGTAGCGCTTAGCCAGTTGTTCTAG
- the LOC106618667 gene encoding vanin-like protein 1 isoform X2, protein MTGVVPGEFPFQNTDIQRLDVFRIATPKMWLYKFLFCLYLVCNSIHYAAVSGEPTPPDADYYIGAVVEFPARTVNAAASTQQRLRQFGVLLESSAIRPDIVVFPEDVLNDHDTPIVVPAPSDDVITCNADDAHYNYIISRMSCYARSLGLYVLINVVEVHNCTQSQNVSDLVANCAIYNANVVFDRHGVVISRYRKYNLIGSEWLYFNYTSQPEEEAIFRTDFNVTFGHFTRMDLLYARPAQTLVQRGITDFLHPSKWQSELPFLTAVQLHQSWAFSNNVNLLVAGTNDPSRGRSGTGIYAGRYGVLIATMTSVEKQSKLHLSVIPKHNVSSEKVLKIFKPRQRNLKAQLNNNNQSVLERFTGVVVTRDNNIDLYVTQPLVDATQTSGPLQQQLCHNDLCCNFHIEMHANTLATASTVSYYYRLAAFHDMGTFLNTEPDELAVCAIFACTGDHLYTCGRIYEEGVQVVPRYIFDIIRISGNFTRQRPSLLAPTSVDNLLMPLPVDEFEWQLQAHSNFTLANLTLLQPRSDLLTFERRDHIEFDFVADFNFITLASQFIEYMVCVCSCWQ, encoded by the exons ATGACCGGTGTCGTTCCCGGTGAATTTCCATTCCAAAACACTGATATACAGCGTCTAGACGTGTTTCGGATCGCAACACCTAAAATGTGGCTTTATAAATTTCTGTTCTGCTTGTACTTGGTTTGCAACAGTATTCACTATGCGGCTGTAAGCGGCGAG CCCACACCGCCGGACGCCGACTACTACATCGGTGCTGTGGTTGAGTTTCCCGCGCGCACAGTCAATGCAGCCGCCAGCACACAGCAGCGCCTGCGTCAATTCGGCGTACTACTCGAGTCATCTGCCATACGTCCGGATATTGTGGTCTTTCCTGAGGATGTTTTAAATGACCACGACACTCCCATAGTGGTACCAGCGCCCAGCGATGATGTGATAACTTGCAATGCCGACGACGCTCACTACAATTATATTATTAGTAGAATGTCTTGTTATGCGCGTTCGCTGGGCTTATATGTGCTCATCAATGTGGTGGAGGTGCATAATTGCACGCAATCGCAGAATGTTAGCGATTTAGTTGCCAACTGCGCCATCTACAATGCAAATGTGGTGTTTGATCGTCACGGCGTGGTGATTTCGCGTTACCGGAAATACAATTTGATTGGCAGTGAGTGgttgtattttaattatacgTCACAACCGGAGGAGGAGGCCATATTCCGCACTGATTTCAATGTCACTTTCGGGCATTTTACACGCATGGATCTGCTGTATGCGCGTCCGGCGCAAACGCTGGTCCAACGTGGCATTACGGACTTTTTGCATCCGAGCAAATGGCAATCGGAGCTGCCATTCTTGACAG CGGTGCAACTGCATCAGTCCTGGGCTTTCAGCAACAATGTCAATCTGCTGGTGGCCGGCACAAATGATCCAAGCAGGGGACGCAGCGGCACAGGCATCTATGCGGGCAGATATGGTGTGCTCATCGCAACCATGACCAGCGTTGAGAAGCAAAGTAAACTGCACTTGAGCGTGATACCAAAGCATAATGTCAGCAGCGAAAAGGTTTTGAAGATATTCAAGCCGCGCCAGCGCAATCTTAAAGCGCAGCTTAATAATAACAATCAAAGCGTGCTCGAACGTTTCACAGGCGTAGTTGTAACGCGTGACAATAATATTGATTTGTATGTGACACAGCCGTTAGTCGATGCGACGCAAACGAGTGGGCCGTTGCAGCAACAACTCTGCCACAATGATTTGTGTTGCAATTTTCATATAGAAATGCACGCGAATACGCTGGCTACGGCTAGCACGGTGAGCTATTACTACCGGTTGGCAGCATTTCATGACATGGGCACTTTTCTAAATACCGAACCTGATGAGTTGGCGGTTTGTGCGATCTTCGCTTGCACTGGCGATCATCTCTACACTTGTGGACGTATCTATGAGGAAGGCGTGCAGGTGGTGCCGCGGTATATTTTCGATATCATTCGTATAAGTGGCAATTTTACACGGCAGCGTCCGTCTTTACTGGCGCCAACGAGCGTTGATAATCTGCTAATGCCGCTGCCAGTAGATGAGTTCGAGTGGCAATTACAGGCGCACAG CAACTTTACCCTGGCTAACCTCACTTTGTTACAACCGCGTTCGGATCTCTTGACATTTG AACGACGCGACCACATTGAGTTCGACTTTGttgctgattttaattttattacacttGCAAGTCAATTTATAGaatatatggtatgtgtatgtagttgttggcaataa
- the LOC106618667 gene encoding vanin-like protein 1 isoform X3, producing MTGVVPGEFPFQNTDIQRLDVFRIATPKMWLYKFLFCLYLVCNSIHYAAVSGEPTPPDADYYIGAVVEFPARTVNAAASTQQRLRQFGVLLESSAIRPDIVVFPEDVLNDHDTPIVVPAPSDDVITCNADDAHYNYIISRMSCYARSLGLYVLINVVEVHNCTQSQNVSDLVANCAIYNANVVFDRHGVVISRYRKYNLIGSEWLYFNYTSQPEEEAIFRTDFNVTFGHFTRMDLLYARPAQTLVQRGITDFLHPSKWQSELPFLTAVQLHQSWAFSNNVNLLVAGTNDPSRGRSGTGIYAGRYGVLIATMTSVEKQSKLHLSVIPKHNVSSEKVLKIFKPRQRNLKAQLNNNNQSVLERFTGVVVTRDNNIDLYVTQPLVDATQTSGPLQQQLCHNDLCCNFHIEMHANTLATASTVSYYYRLAAFHDMGTFLNTEPDELAVCAIFACTGDHLYTCGRIYEEGVQVVPRYIFDIIRISGNFTRQRPSLLAPTSVDNLLMPLPVDEFEWQLQAHRTTRPH from the exons ATGACCGGTGTCGTTCCCGGTGAATTTCCATTCCAAAACACTGATATACAGCGTCTAGACGTGTTTCGGATCGCAACACCTAAAATGTGGCTTTATAAATTTCTGTTCTGCTTGTACTTGGTTTGCAACAGTATTCACTATGCGGCTGTAAGCGGCGAG CCCACACCGCCGGACGCCGACTACTACATCGGTGCTGTGGTTGAGTTTCCCGCGCGCACAGTCAATGCAGCCGCCAGCACACAGCAGCGCCTGCGTCAATTCGGCGTACTACTCGAGTCATCTGCCATACGTCCGGATATTGTGGTCTTTCCTGAGGATGTTTTAAATGACCACGACACTCCCATAGTGGTACCAGCGCCCAGCGATGATGTGATAACTTGCAATGCCGACGACGCTCACTACAATTATATTATTAGTAGAATGTCTTGTTATGCGCGTTCGCTGGGCTTATATGTGCTCATCAATGTGGTGGAGGTGCATAATTGCACGCAATCGCAGAATGTTAGCGATTTAGTTGCCAACTGCGCCATCTACAATGCAAATGTGGTGTTTGATCGTCACGGCGTGGTGATTTCGCGTTACCGGAAATACAATTTGATTGGCAGTGAGTGgttgtattttaattatacgTCACAACCGGAGGAGGAGGCCATATTCCGCACTGATTTCAATGTCACTTTCGGGCATTTTACACGCATGGATCTGCTGTATGCGCGTCCGGCGCAAACGCTGGTCCAACGTGGCATTACGGACTTTTTGCATCCGAGCAAATGGCAATCGGAGCTGCCATTCTTGACAG CGGTGCAACTGCATCAGTCCTGGGCTTTCAGCAACAATGTCAATCTGCTGGTGGCCGGCACAAATGATCCAAGCAGGGGACGCAGCGGCACAGGCATCTATGCGGGCAGATATGGTGTGCTCATCGCAACCATGACCAGCGTTGAGAAGCAAAGTAAACTGCACTTGAGCGTGATACCAAAGCATAATGTCAGCAGCGAAAAGGTTTTGAAGATATTCAAGCCGCGCCAGCGCAATCTTAAAGCGCAGCTTAATAATAACAATCAAAGCGTGCTCGAACGTTTCACAGGCGTAGTTGTAACGCGTGACAATAATATTGATTTGTATGTGACACAGCCGTTAGTCGATGCGACGCAAACGAGTGGGCCGTTGCAGCAACAACTCTGCCACAATGATTTGTGTTGCAATTTTCATATAGAAATGCACGCGAATACGCTGGCTACGGCTAGCACGGTGAGCTATTACTACCGGTTGGCAGCATTTCATGACATGGGCACTTTTCTAAATACCGAACCTGATGAGTTGGCGGTTTGTGCGATCTTCGCTTGCACTGGCGATCATCTCTACACTTGTGGACGTATCTATGAGGAAGGCGTGCAGGTGGTGCCGCGGTATATTTTCGATATCATTCGTATAAGTGGCAATTTTACACGGCAGCGTCCGTCTTTACTGGCGCCAACGAGCGTTGATAATCTGCTAATGCCGCTGCCAGTAGATGAGTTCGAGTGGCAATTACAGGCGCACAG AACGACGCGACCACATTGA
- the LOC106618667 gene encoding vanin-like protein 1 isoform X1 → MTGVVPGEFPFQNTDIQRLDVFRIATPKMWLYKFLFCLYLVCNSIHYAAVSGEPTPPDADYYIGAVVEFPARTVNAAASTQQRLRQFGVLLESSAIRPDIVVFPEDVLNDHDTPIVVPAPSDDVITCNADDAHYNYIISRMSCYARSLGLYVLINVVEVHNCTQSQNVSDLVANCAIYNANVVFDRHGVVISRYRKYNLIGSEWLYFNYTSQPEEEAIFRTDFNVTFGHFTRMDLLYARPAQTLVQRGITDFLHPSKWQSELPFLTAVQLHQSWAFSNNVNLLVAGTNDPSRGRSGTGIYAGRYGVLIATMTSVEKQSKLHLSVIPKHNVSSEKVLKIFKPRQRNLKAQLNNNNQSVLERFTGVVVTRDNNIDLYVTQPLVDATQTSGPLQQQLCHNDLCCNFHIEMHANTLATASTVSYYYRLAAFHDMGTFLNTEPDELAVCAIFACTGDHLYTCGRIYEEGVQVVPRYIFDIIRISGNFTRQRPSLLAPTSVDNLLMPLPVDEFEWQLQAHSNFTLANLTLLQPRSDLLTFGIYGNYFLNDTIYDHHHQNDATTLSSTLLLILILLHLQVNL, encoded by the exons ATGACCGGTGTCGTTCCCGGTGAATTTCCATTCCAAAACACTGATATACAGCGTCTAGACGTGTTTCGGATCGCAACACCTAAAATGTGGCTTTATAAATTTCTGTTCTGCTTGTACTTGGTTTGCAACAGTATTCACTATGCGGCTGTAAGCGGCGAG CCCACACCGCCGGACGCCGACTACTACATCGGTGCTGTGGTTGAGTTTCCCGCGCGCACAGTCAATGCAGCCGCCAGCACACAGCAGCGCCTGCGTCAATTCGGCGTACTACTCGAGTCATCTGCCATACGTCCGGATATTGTGGTCTTTCCTGAGGATGTTTTAAATGACCACGACACTCCCATAGTGGTACCAGCGCCCAGCGATGATGTGATAACTTGCAATGCCGACGACGCTCACTACAATTATATTATTAGTAGAATGTCTTGTTATGCGCGTTCGCTGGGCTTATATGTGCTCATCAATGTGGTGGAGGTGCATAATTGCACGCAATCGCAGAATGTTAGCGATTTAGTTGCCAACTGCGCCATCTACAATGCAAATGTGGTGTTTGATCGTCACGGCGTGGTGATTTCGCGTTACCGGAAATACAATTTGATTGGCAGTGAGTGgttgtattttaattatacgTCACAACCGGAGGAGGAGGCCATATTCCGCACTGATTTCAATGTCACTTTCGGGCATTTTACACGCATGGATCTGCTGTATGCGCGTCCGGCGCAAACGCTGGTCCAACGTGGCATTACGGACTTTTTGCATCCGAGCAAATGGCAATCGGAGCTGCCATTCTTGACAG CGGTGCAACTGCATCAGTCCTGGGCTTTCAGCAACAATGTCAATCTGCTGGTGGCCGGCACAAATGATCCAAGCAGGGGACGCAGCGGCACAGGCATCTATGCGGGCAGATATGGTGTGCTCATCGCAACCATGACCAGCGTTGAGAAGCAAAGTAAACTGCACTTGAGCGTGATACCAAAGCATAATGTCAGCAGCGAAAAGGTTTTGAAGATATTCAAGCCGCGCCAGCGCAATCTTAAAGCGCAGCTTAATAATAACAATCAAAGCGTGCTCGAACGTTTCACAGGCGTAGTTGTAACGCGTGACAATAATATTGATTTGTATGTGACACAGCCGTTAGTCGATGCGACGCAAACGAGTGGGCCGTTGCAGCAACAACTCTGCCACAATGATTTGTGTTGCAATTTTCATATAGAAATGCACGCGAATACGCTGGCTACGGCTAGCACGGTGAGCTATTACTACCGGTTGGCAGCATTTCATGACATGGGCACTTTTCTAAATACCGAACCTGATGAGTTGGCGGTTTGTGCGATCTTCGCTTGCACTGGCGATCATCTCTACACTTGTGGACGTATCTATGAGGAAGGCGTGCAGGTGGTGCCGCGGTATATTTTCGATATCATTCGTATAAGTGGCAATTTTACACGGCAGCGTCCGTCTTTACTGGCGCCAACGAGCGTTGATAATCTGCTAATGCCGCTGCCAGTAGATGAGTTCGAGTGGCAATTACAGGCGCACAG CAACTTTACCCTGGCTAACCTCACTTTGTTACAACCGCGTTCGGATCTCTTGACATTTGGTATTTATggcaattattttttgaatgacACTATATACGATCATCATCATCAGAACGACGCGACCACATTGAGTTCGACTTTGttgctgattttaattttattacacttGCAAGTCAATTTATAG
- the LOC106617983 gene encoding vanin-like protein 1, whose protein sequence is MCIHELRLCCVLLILVIVGTQSSLQHSLPTDPTYSAGVVEFIPSPGEGQPKAKDALRRVKGIIESNLTSGLDILVFPEYVLNDYSFLTYVPDPALNITPCDVPDYDFILTKLSCAARSRQLYLVIHVKEKVYCANDPLPVGHCNVSGINTYSTNVVFDRQGRVISRYRKTNLFRYEWYSVNVLPQPQLATFTTDFGVTFGHFIGSDFLFWQPAQALIKELGITDIIYATHWFNELPFLTAVQLQEGWAFANDVNLLAADASNPSGQTSGSGIYAGRLGRLKAVIYEQPTTQLLTASVLKRAYRQNYQASPVPQSNFIPQVTTPRLTKLDLQRDYNVDIFQTQLLDIDFTAVNATLCYDKQFCCNFQISRTPVSSYRVYVAYRYRLAAYSGTQATVQRLETAALKVCAVIACTSAELYSCGHIFPAGNTVVNTHYFNALKVRASFPQAPRRLIMPTSVDGSMLPLPVHMYKWQEVERHNLTDVTISLLSPKLDLLTFGIWSNYFLNKVNQHNLDPILLPAQQTSGAATALNGLKLLTLLCLVKVFFQNQL, encoded by the exons atGTGCATTCACGAGCTGCGCTTATGTTGCGTGTTACTCATACTAGTAATCGTAGGAACTCAGTCAAGCCTACAG CACTCATTGCCTACAGATCCCACGTATAGTGCCGGTGTGGTTGAATTTATACCATCACCCGGTGAGGGACAACCGAAAGCCAAAGATGCGCTCAGACGCGTTAAAGGCATTATCGAATCGAATCTTACCAGCGGCTTGGACATACTCGTTTTTCCCGAATATGTGCTAAACGACTACTCCTTTCTGACTTATGTGCCGGATCCAGCGCTCAATATTACACCATGTGATGTGCCAGATTACGACTTCATTCTCACAAAATTGTCTTGTGCAGCGCGTTCGCGTCAATTATATTTGGTCATACATGTGAAGGAGAAAGTCTACTGTGCTAATGATCCGCTACCTGTTGGTCATTGCAATGTGAGCGGCATAAACACCTACAGCACAAATGTGGTGTTCGATCGACAGGGGCGCGTCATATCGCGTTACCGTAAGACCAATCTCTTTCGTTATGAATGGTATAGCGTGAATGTGCTGCCACAACCGCAGCTGGCGACATTTACTACCGATTTCGGTGTGACTTTCGGACATTTTATAGGTTCCGATTTTCTCTTCTGGCAACCGGCGCAAGCGTTGATCAAAGAGCTTGGAATAACAGATATAATCTATGCAACACACTGGTTTAACGAGCTGCCCTTCCTCACAGCCGTGCAGTTGCAGGAGGGTTGGGCGTTCGCAAACGACGTCAACTTACTTGCCGCAGACGCTAGCAATCCCAGCGGACAAACTAGCGGTTCAGGTATTTATGCCGGACGACTGGGACGTCTGAAAGCGGTAATTTATGAGCAACCCACCACACAACTGCTTACCGCGAGCGTGCTCAAACGCGCCTACCGCCAAAATTATCAAGCGTCGCCGGTGCCACAGTCCAATTTCATACCGCAGGTCACTACACCGCGTCTCACCAAACTCGATCTTCAACGCGATTACAATGTGGACATTTTTCAGACACAATTACTGGACATCGACTTCACAGCCGTAAATGCAACGCTGTGTTACGACAAACAGTTCTGCTGTAATTTTCAGATATCGCGCACACCGGTCAGCAGTTATCGTGTTTATGTAGCCTACCGTTATCGCCTTGCAGCCTACAGCGGCACACAGGCAACGGTTCAGCGCTTGGAAACTGCAGCATTGAAGGTGTGCGCCGTGATCGCTTGCACCAGTGCGGAGTTGTACAGTTGTGGACACATCTTTCCAGCTGGCAACACAGTTGTTAATACACACTATTTCAATGCGTTGAAAGTGCGCGCCTCATTTCCGCAGGCGCCGCGGCGACTCATTATGCCGACTAGTGTGGATGGCAGCATGTTGCCGTTGCCagtgcatatgtataaatggCAGGAAGTGGAAAG ACATAACCTCACTGATGTAACCATTAGTCTGTTATCGCCGAAACTGGATTTGCTCACTTTCGGCATTTGGAGCAATTATTTTCTGAACAAAGTGAATCAACACAATTTGGATCCTATATTGTTGCCAGCGCAGCAAACCAGCGGAGCGGCAACTGCTTTGAATGGCCTAAAGCTATTAACACTATTGTGTTTAGTCAAAGTGTTCTTTCAAAATCAGCTTTGA